A segment of the Acidobacteriota bacterium genome:
CGTTCTGGCTTGGAACGCCGTTCTGGTGATGGTTTTGTTCGCTTACTTCCATCATCTTTATATGGATTTTGTGCAGCCACGCATGCTACAGATTATCGGGCAGATGATGTCATACTTTAGCGCCGTGCCAGCGGCGGTGGTGTCGATCTTCGACGGGCTGTGGGTAGTTTATGGATCGCGGATGCGCTGGACTATCGCCTCAACTCTTATGTTCTTGGGCTTAATGGGTTGGGCAGTGGGAGGCGTGGGCGCAGTGATCGATTCCACGATTTCCGTCAATTCTGTTTTCCACAACACGCTCTGGGTGCCGGCGCACTTTCACACGTATTACCTCATGGGCGTCGTGCTCATGCTGCTGGGATTCGCTAGCAACTTGGGGGCTGAGTTGAGTGGATTCCGTGACAGCCCTCTCATTCGAAGGCTTACCGTGACCCTTTTCGTAATCGGCGGTTATGGCTTCCTGCTGATGTCCTTTTGGGCGGGTGCGCACTCGATTCCACGCCGCTATGCTGTTTATCCTGATGAACTAGCCTGGGGAACTTACGAAGCACGTGTAAGCGTTGTCTTTATTGGAGTGTTCATTTTAGGACTGTTGCTCTACCTTTGGGAAACCGGCAAGTGTTATGTGAAAATATTTTGGACATGGCTTGGGAAAGGGCAATTAGGATCATTCGCACCGTTGGGCTCACGATCCCGTCGTTAATGCGAACCATGGGCCTGACCTTCTTCGGGCAGCTCCGGCGTTTTCGGATATCGATCATTGCAATGACTGCAGCGCCGCCGGACCCTCTGTGGTCGCCAGCCTTATCAGTTACAAAAGACACCCTGAGCAGATTTTAGCTCACCGATTGCTCAGAACCCAAGGGGGAATAGCCCCGGTTGATGCAAGGGCCAATCGTAGTTCGAGCTCCAAGGAATTTGACTTATCTGAAGCGTAATGCAACCCCTCTGCATTTGGCCGATATAGGTGTATCTTTTCCTTCCAGAAGCCACTGAGCTTCGACGATGTTTCATCGCTTCGAGTCTTGGCGATCTTCTGACTGAGGGAATAAGGTCCATACGCTCCTATGCAGTATTAATTCGAACCTCGCCCCCATGACGGCAACTTACCCGATTGCTGGCGTTATTTCCGCAACCGTCGTCAACTTACAACGGCTCTCGCAGTCCCTACCCTGGGACTCGGGCAATTGCGTCAATCTCCACTCGCATTCCTTTGCCGAGCGCGGACTGGACGGTGGTTCGCGCCGGGCGAACACCCGGGAAGAACTCCGAGTAAACAGCATTAAAGCGATCAAAATCACCGATGTCACTCAGATGGCAGGTCGACTTGACAACATCGTCAAAGCGGCATCCCGCGGCTTCCAGGATCTTTCCGATGTGCGAGAGGGTCAGACGCGTCTGGTCCTCTATCGTGCCTTCTACCACCTCTCCCGTTTCCATATCGATGGGGCCCTGGCCGCTGACGTAAAGCCATCCGTCAATCAGGACCGCCGCCGAGTATGCCCCCGTTGATACCTTCTTGCCGGGATGCCTGACCTCTACCTTTGCCATGGATCCGAACCTCCTTTCTGACTAAACCTTTTTTCGTGGGGCTTTATCCCTGGCTGCGGGAATCAGAATTACAACGAGCTTCAAAGGAAAGATATTTTCCTCTGATAATCTCCGCCAAACAGACGCCCCAGGGACTATTTGACTGGGAATGTTTCTGCGCGGGGAGATTCGGCTAACGATTCAGGCTTGTCCCAAATAGTGATCAGCAACGTGCTCCCAAGAATGATGATTCCACCGATCAGCGCCAGCGGAGCCAGCCTTTCTCCAAGCCAGATCACAGCGATTGGGATGCCGAAAAATGTGATGAGGTAATTCGAGAGGGCTGCCTGGATGGCGTCAAGCTGTTTGAGCGCCTTCAGAAACAAAACCATCGACAGGAAGTTATGGAAGAACGTCAGCAGTGCCAGTCCGATCCAAGTCCGGGCCGTAAAGCTGGGGATGTGCCGGAACACGCTGCCTTCTTCAGCCAACACCAACGGAGTCATCAGGATGAACATTCCTACGTAGGTGTAGAAAAGAACTTCCAACGGCGAATATCGTTCCAGCACCTTCTTGCTGTACGAGTTGTAAAAGGCACTGCCCAGGGTTCCGAGAAGGACCAAGGCGTTCCCCAGTAGATAGCCCTTCCCGAAGTCCATGTGCGCAAAATCCAGATTGGAGCACATCAGGACGCCTGCGATGGCGAGCGCAAAGCTGATCCAGCGGACACGGGTCATCCGTTCGCCGAGGAGGAGATATGCCAGCAGCGCCGTCGATACCGGGAGGGTCAGCATGAGCAGAGCGGAGTTGCTGGCCAGCGACCAGCGGGTCCCCCAAGTGATAAAAACCTGCCCGGGAAATATCCCCACCAGCGCGAGAAGAAAGAAAGCGATCAAGTCGCGCCTGGATCGCTCACCCTTGGGGTAAGGCCCACGCCTCTCCGCTGCAATCATGGGAAGGAGCATGATGGTGGCCAGGGTCATGGGTCCCCAGACAGTGAAAAGAGCTCCCACCTGATCCTGTACCAATTTGACACACGTGAACTGAAGGGCCCACATCAAATTACATGCAAATAATAAGAGCCAGGAACGCATTCTGCCTACTTTGCTAAAATTGAAGTCAATGCATCTTGAAAGCTCTGAAGCGTCATTTCAATGTCTTCTGCAGTGTGTGCGGAAGAAATCGAGCATTGTTTAGTTGCTTGCGGGAAGAAATAAACACCCCGCTCGATAAGCTCCTGACGCATCTTCTTATCCAGGTTGAAGTCGTGGTTTGAAGCCAGATCGTGCCAGTCCTGCGGACAATGATCCATAAAATACACGCAAAAGGCCGAGCCCTGCCGCGCGACCACAGCTTTAAGGTCCAATTTACTCAAGACGGCTTCGATTCCTGCCTGCAGTTTTTCACCCAGACATTCGACGTGCCCGTAAACCTCTCCATCGTTCATGAGCAGGCGTTCGATTGTGGCTATGGCGGCGGCTGTTGGGACCGGATGGCCGTTATAGGTCCCTGCCAGCAATACGCGTTTGGACAGGTCAGGGTGGACAAACCAGTCCATCAAATCCTTCTTGCCGCCCAGGGCAGCGATGGGATAACCATTTGCGAGGGCCTTGCCATATACGACCAAGTCGGGCAGGACTCGCGCGAGTTGTGCGTAGCCGCCTAAGCTGTGCCGGAAGCCTGTCTTCACTTCGTCAAAAATCAGGATGAATCCGTACTGGTCCGCCAGCCTTCTCAAACCTTCGAGATACCCGGGCAGCGGTTTGATAATCCCCACGTTCTGAAGGATGGGCTCGGTAATCAGGGCGGCAACAGGATATTTTCTGCAAACGTGCTCGACCGAATCCAGGTCGTTGAAGTTGACCGGATGGACCAGCCTTTGATGAGCAAGTGGAACTCCCGCACTGATTGGCTCATAACAATACTCGCCAGGTGAGACGCGCGGCCCTAGCCGCTCCAAGGGAGTCATGAGATTGCACGAGACGTCGTTGTGCCAGCCGTTGTAGCCGCCCTGCATCACGACGATGTCGTCCCGGCCGGTGACCGCGCGAGCCAGGCGGATGGCCTGGTAAGTCG
Coding sequences within it:
- a CDS encoding RidA family protein, whose amino-acid sequence is MAKVEVRHPGKKVSTGAYSAAVLIDGWLYVSGQGPIDMETGEVVEGTIEDQTRLTLSHIGKILEAAGCRFDDVVKSTCHLSDIGDFDRFNAVYSEFFPGVRPARTTVQSALGKGMRVEIDAIARVPG
- a CDS encoding DMT family transporter → MRSWLLLFACNLMWALQFTCVKLVQDQVGALFTVWGPMTLATIMLLPMIAAERRGPYPKGERSRRDLIAFFLLALVGIFPGQVFITWGTRWSLASNSALLMLTLPVSTALLAYLLLGERMTRVRWISFALAIAGVLMCSNLDFAHMDFGKGYLLGNALVLLGTLGSAFYNSYSKKVLERYSPLEVLFYTYVGMFILMTPLVLAEEGSVFRHIPSFTARTWIGLALLTFFHNFLSMVLFLKALKQLDAIQAALSNYLITFFGIPIAVIWLGERLAPLALIGGIIILGSTLLITIWDKPESLAESPRAETFPVK
- a CDS encoding aspartate aminotransferase family protein, which translates into the protein MGRYSKSQEVLAKNRDFISGGVVSVNRAILPEIVFVKGEGACIWDADGNRYIDYHAAFAPHFLGHNDPYVTDAVIRVLQERMSLFGSGTTVLEGRLAELICQHIPWVESVQFLNTGSEATYQAIRLARAVTGRDDIVVMQGGYNGWHNDVSCNLMTPLERLGPRVSPGEYCYEPISAGVPLAHQRLVHPVNFNDLDSVEHVCRKYPVAALITEPILQNVGIIKPLPGYLEGLRRLADQYGFILIFDEVKTGFRHSLGGYAQLARVLPDLVVYGKALANGYPIAALGGKKDLMDWFVHPDLSKRVLLAGTYNGHPVPTAAAIATIERLLMNDGEVYGHVECLGEKLQAGIEAVLSKLDLKAVVARQGSAFCVYFMDHCPQDWHDLASNHDFNLDKKMRQELIERGVYFFPQATKQCSISSAHTAEDIEMTLQSFQDALTSILAK